From a single Macrobrachium rosenbergii isolate ZJJX-2024 chromosome 9, ASM4041242v1, whole genome shotgun sequence genomic region:
- the LOC136842170 gene encoding proteoglycan 4-like, whose protein sequence is MQQSPFTKSAVSVSAKDPVPTPKAINPVDTGKDTKPATTPKSGVPKVPTTKAPKVPTTKAPKVPTIKAPKAPTTKPQQVPTLKAPQVPTIKAPKAPTTKAPQVHTIKVPKVPTTKAPKVPTTKAPKPKGSYTKALKVHTIKAPKVSTTKAPKVLTTKAPKIHKIKAPKVPTTKALKVPTIKAPKVPTTKTPKVLTTKAPKVPTTNALKVPTTKAPKVPTTKPPKVLTTKALKVPTTKAPKVPTTKAPKVSTTKPPKVLTTKAPKVPTTKAPKVSTTKAPKVLTTKALKVPATKAPKVPNTKASKVPTTKAPKVSTTKAPKVLTTKALKVPTTKAPKVPTTKAPKALKVYHKSPQGFHQKAPKVPLQKLPQKAPRFLPQKPRRSSTKSKKIPTTKDRTTNDPGDRTTGDHTTKGPKDHTTEDRTTIDTKNHTTDDHATKDPNYRTTKALKVPTTEDRTTKDPKDHTTEDRTTKDPKDHTTGDRATKDPNDHTIEDHTTKDPKYHTTEDRTSKDPNDHTTKDRTTKDPKYRTTDDRTTKDLNDHTTEDRTTKDLKYRTTKDHTTKDPNDHTTEDRPTKDTKYRTTEDRTTKDYNDHTTKDRTTKKPNDQPTEDRTTKDPKDHTTDDRATKDPNDHTTEDRTTKDLNDHTTEDYTTKDPNDHTTDDRATKDPSDHTTEDRTTKDHNDHTTEDRTTKEPNDHTTDDRATKDHNDLTTEDHTTKDPNDHTTDDQTTEDPKDHTTEDHRFIPQKDTNDHTTEDRTTKDYNDHTTKDRTTKEPNDHTTEDLTTKDPKDHTTDDRATNDPNDHPTEDHTIKDPNNHTTEDRTTKDLNDHTTELRTTKDHNDNAIEDRTTKDPKVHTTYDRTTKTPNDHTTEDRTTKRPQ, encoded by the exons ATGCAACAGTCACCGTTTACCAAGTCTGCAG TCTCAGTGAGTGCTAAGGACCCAGTACCAACACCTAAAGCCATCAACCCTGTAG ACACAGGGAAGGATACAAAACCAGCAACAACACCCAAATCCGGCGTCCCGAAGGTTCCTACCACAAAAGCCCCGAAGGTTCCTACCACAAAAGCCCCGAAGGTTCCAACCATAAAAGCTCCAAAGGCTCCTACCACAAAACCCCAGCAGGTTCCTACCCTAAAAGCCCCGCAGGTTCCTACCATAAAAGCTCCAAAGGCTCCTACCACAAAAGCCCCGCAGGTTCATACCATTAAAGTCCCGAAGGTTCCTACCACAAAAGCCCCGAAGGTTCCTACCACAAAAGCCCCGAAG CCCAAAGGTTCCTACACAAAAGCCCTGAAGGTTCATACCATTAAAGCCCCGAAGGTTTCTACCACAAAAGCCCCAAAGGTTCTTACTACAAAAGCCCCaaagattcataaaataaaagccCCGAAGGTTCCTACCACAAAAGCCCTAAAGGTTCCTACCATAAAAGCCCCAAAGGTTCCTACCACAAAAACCCCAAAGGTTCTTACTACAAAAGCCCCGAAGGTTCCTACTACAAATGCCCTGAAGGTTCCTACCACAAAAGCCCCGAAGGTTCCTACTACAAAACCCCCAAAGGTTCTTACTACAAAAGCCCTGAAGGTTCCTACCACAAAAGCCCCGAAGGTTCCTACCACAAAAGCCCCGAAGGTTTCTACCACAAAACCCCCAAAGGTTCTTACTACAAAAGCCCCGAAGGTTCCTACCACAAAAGCCCCGAAGGTTTCTACCACAAAAGCCCCAAAGGTTCTTACTACAAAAGCCCTGAAGGTTCCTGCCACAAAAGCTCCGAAGGTTCCTAACACAAAAGCATCGAAGGTTCCTACCACAAAAGCCCCGAAGGTTTCTACCACAAAAGCCCCAAAGGTTCTTACTACAAAAGCCCTGAAGGTTCCTACCACAAAAGCTCCGAAGGTTCCTACCACAAAAGCCCCAAAAGCCCTGAAGGTTTACCACAAAAGCCCCCAAGGTTTCCACCAAAAAGCCCCAAAGGTTCCTTTACAAAAGTTACCACAAAAGGCCCCAAGGTTCCTACCACAAAAGCCTCGAAG ATCATCCACAAAAAGCAAGAAGATTCCTACCACCAAAGATCGTACCACAAACGACCCCGGGGATCGTACCACTGGAGATCATACCACAAAAGGCCCCAAGGATCATACCACCGAAGATCGTACCACAATAGACACCAAGAATCATACCACTGATGATCATGCCACAAAAGACCCCAATTATCGTACCACAAAAGCCCTGAAGGTTCCTACCACCGAAGATCGTACCACAAAAGACCCCAAGGATCATACCACTGAAGATCGTACCACAAAAGACCCCAAGGATCATACCACTGGTGATCGTGCCACAAAAGACCCCAATGATCATACCATCGAAGATCATACCACAAAAGATCCCAAGTATCATACCACTGAAGATCGTACCTCAAAAGACCCCAATGATCATACAACCAAAGATCGTACCACAAAAGACCCCAAATATCGTACCACTGATGATCGTACCACAAAAGACCTCAATGATCATACCACTGAAGATCGTACCACAAAAGACCTCAAGTATCGTACCACCAAAGATCATACCACAAAAGACCCCAATGATCATACCACTGAAGATCGTCCCACAAAAGACACCAAGTATCGTACCACTGAAGATCGTACCACAAAAGACTACAATGATCATACCACCAAAGATCGCACCACAAAAAAACCCAATGATCAACCCACCGAAGATCGTACCACAAAAGACCCCAAGGATCATACCACTGATGATCGTGCCACAAAAGACCCCAATGATCATACCACCGAAGATCGTACCACAAAAGACCTCAATGATCATACCACCGAAGATTATACCACAAAAGACCCCAATGATCATACCACTGATGATCGTGCCACAAAAGACCCCAGTGATCATACCACTGAAGATCGTACCACAAAAGACCACAATGATCATACCACCGAGGATCGTACCACAAAAGAGCCCAATGATCATACCACTGATGATCGTGCCACAAAAGACCACAATGATCTTACCACCGAAGATCATACCACAAAAGACCCCAATGATCATACCACTGATGATCAAACGACAGAAGACCCCAAGGATCATACCACCGAAGATC ATCGCTTCATACCACAAAAAGACACCAATGATCATACCACTGAAGATCGTACCACAAAAGACTACAATGATCATACCACCAAAGATCGTACCACAAAAGAACCCAATGATCATACCACTGAAGATCTTACCACAAAAGACCCCAAGGATCATACCACTGATGATCGTGCAACAAACGACCCCAATGATCATCCCACCGAAGATCATACCATAAAAGACCCCAATAATCATACCACCGAAGATCGTACCACAAAAGACCTCAATGATCATACCACTGAACTTCGTACCACAAAAGACCACAATGATAATGCCATCGAAGATCGTACCACAAAAGACCCCAAGGTTCATACCACATATGATCGTACCACAAAAACCCCCAATGATCATACCACTGAAGATCGTACCACAAAAAGACCCCAATGA
- the LOC136842171 gene encoding lysostaphin-like, which translates to MIIPTKIIPKDPNDHTTDDQTTEDPKDHTTEDRTTNDRNDHTTKDRTTKDHNDNTTEDRTTKDTKLHTTDDHRTTKDPNDHTTEDRTTKDPNDNTTDDRTTKDPKVHTTYDRTTKTPNDHTTEDRTKDTKDPNDHTTEDRTTKDPTDHTTDDRTTKDPNDHTTDDRATKDPLIIPPKIVPQRPQ; encoded by the exons ATGATCATTCCAACGAAGATCATACCAAAAGACCCCAATGATCATACCACTGATGATCAAACAACAGAAGACCCCAAGGATCATACCACCGAAGATCGTACCACAAACGACCGCAATGATCATACCACCAAAGATCGTACCACAAAAGACCACAATGATAATACCACCGAAGATCGTACCACAAAAGACACCAAGCTTCATACCACTGATGATC ATCGTACCACAAAAGACCCCAATGATCATACCACCGAAGATCGTACCACAAAAGACCCCAATGATAATACCACCGATGATCGTACCACAAAAGACCCCAAGGTTCATACCACATATGATCGTACCACAAAAACCCCCAATGATCATACCACCGAAGATCGTACCAAAGATACAAAAGACCCCAATGATCATACCACCGAAGATCGTACCACAAAAGACCCCACGGATCATACCACAGATGATCGTACCACAAAAGACCCCAATGATCATACCACTGATGATCGTGCCACAAAAGACCCCTTGATCATACCACCAAAGATCGTACCACAAAGACCCCAATGA
- the LOC136842172 gene encoding lysostaphin-like has translation MIIPPKIVPQKTPMIIPPKMIPQKIPRIIPLKIVPQKTPMIIPPKIIPQKIPMIIPLKIDATKDPNDHTTEDRSTKDPTDHTMDDRTTKDPNDHTTEDRTTKDPKDHTTEDRSTKDPTDHTTDDRTTKDPNDHTTDDRATKDPIDHTTKDRTTKDPNDHTTEDHTTKDPKDHTTDDLTTKDPNDHTTKDLTTKDPNDHTTEDDATKDPKDHTTEDLTTKRPQ, from the coding sequence ATGATCATACCACCAAAGATCGTACCACAAAAGACCCCAATGATCATACCACCGAAGATGATCCCACAAAAGATCCCAAGGATCATACCACTGAAGATCGTACCACAAAAGACCCCAATGATCATACCACCGAAGATCATACCACAAAAGATCCCAATGATCATACCACTGAAGATCGATGCCACAAAAGATCCCAACGATCATACCACCGAAGATCGGTCCACAAAAGACCCCACGGATCATACCATGGATGATCGTACCACAAAAGACCCCAATGATCATACCACCGAAGATCGTACCACAAAAGACCCCAAGGATCATACCACCGAAGATCGGTCCACAAAAGACCCCACGGATCATACCACGGATGATCGTACCACAAAAGACCCCAATGATCATACCACTGATGATCGTGCCACAAAAGACCCCATTGATCATACCACCAAAGATCGTACCACAAAAGACCCCAATGATCATACCACTGAAGATCATACCACAAAAGACCCCAAGGATCATACCACTGATGATCTTACCACAAAGGACCCCAATGATCATACCACCAAAGATCTTACCACAAAAGACCCCAATGATCATACCACCGAAGATGATGCCACAAAAGATCCCAAGGATCATACCACTGAAGATCTTACCACAAAAAGACCCCAATGA